In the Flavobacterium sp. 90 genome, TTGTCATCATTTAAGTCAAGATTTGAAATTTGGTATTTTGGATCGTTCAAACGTCTTTCGAAGTCCTGCAGATTTGCTGATTCTCCAAACATAGAAGCAACCGCTCTTAAATCTAAGTTATCGCTGATATCTGAATTTTTTGCATAAACAGTAGTTTGGCTTTGTGCTTTACAAGAACTGAAACCTATTGCTATAATAGCTATTAAAAGTAATTTCGTTTTCATGGCAAAATCATATTAAGATTGATATTTTGTAGATATCCAATTACTGTGCCAGAAAAAAAAACAAAACTTAAATTATATGTGAGAATTAATTGTATTTTAGCAATAAATAAATCTTAACCTATATGAAAAAAGTATTATTGTTTTGTGGCGCTTTTATTTTATTTATGTCTTTTAAAACATTGAGTGAGAGTGATAAAAGAGTACTTTATAGTGGTTTTACCTCAATGCAAATTGATACTTTATTTCAGGATAAAATTAGTATTAGAGCAATATCAATTGATAAAAATAAAATTTGGTATGGAGCTGATAATTCCCGTTTTGGATACTATGATTTAGATAAAAAAGAGAAATTCGAAGAACATATTTATCGTGATACTTTAAAGTTAGAATTTAGAAGTATTGCTCAAACTTCAAAAGATATTTTCTTATTAAGTGTTGGGAATCCTGCGTTACTTTATTCTGTTTCTAAAAAAACAAATAAAGTAAAATTGGTGTACAAAGAAGTAAACCCTAAAATATTTTACGATAGCATGCAATTTTGGAATGATAAAGAAGGAATCGCTATTGGAGATCCAACCGAAGATACTTTTTCGATCATTGTAACTCGTGATGGAGGAGAAACATGGACTAAAATATTATCTGATAAATTACCGACAAATGCAACTGGTGAAGCGGCTTTTGCAGCCAGTAATACAAATATTGTAATACAAGGAGAGGATACATGGCTGGTTTCCGGAGGGAAAAAAGCACGTGTTTTTTATTCGCCTGATAAAGCAAAAACATGGAAAGTGGTTGAAACACCAATTGTTCAGGGTAAAACTATGACAGGTATTTTTACAGCTGACTTTTATGATTCTAAAACCGGATTTATTGCGGGTGGCGATTATGAATCTCCAAACAAAAAATCAGATAATAAAGCTTTTACGAAAGATGGCGGAAAGACCTGGCAATTAATTGGTCAGGAAATGGGATTTGGTTATGCGTCATGTGTGCAATATGTTCCGGGCGGAAATGGGAAAGAAATTGTTTGTGTAGGATCTGAAGGAATACAATATTCTCAAAATGGAGGACAGAACTGGACGCAATTGTCTACAGATTCAAAACTCTTCACAATTCGTTTTGTAAATAGAAACCTTGCGATTGCTGCAGGTCATAATAAAGTGGTAAGACTACGTTTCAAATAGTCCTGAAATAATAAGAACCCTAAATAATAAAGTAAGTATTATTATATAGGGTTCTTATCGCTGTTGTTTTTTGTGAGCAAACAATGGAATCAAGAGTTGCACTGTGCCGTTAGGTACTCAATATTGGTAGTCATTGTAGATTCGAAATACGTTGGCGTGCCGTAGGTACGCAACAAAATGACTGCTATTGCGTACCTACGGCACGCTAAATTTATTTCAATTCATATTTTCTACCAATATTTAGTGTCTAACGACACAAATTGTAGGTATTAAACTTTTGATTAGCTTAATTATATTAATCTTTTCCTGCTTTGTCTCGGTATTGTTTTAGTAATTTTCGATTAAAATCGTCTTCAGATTTTTTTAGTTTCAATATCTTTTTTGCCGAAAGTATCTTTTTTACATCCGAGCCATATTTGACTCTTAAAAGATACAACTCTTTATCAGTAGCTTCCATTTGAGAAAGTAACGATGCTGCTTCTTTTTCAGAAATAGAATTGATATTGTCACCATCTAATCGTTGCAAATACGTTTTCATTTTTTGATGTCTCAATTCGAATTGTTTATCGTCATAAGCATTATAAATAGGCCAGAACTTCTCAGCTTCAGTAGGAGTTAATTCTAGTTCAGTTGTTAAAAAAGAAACTTTATAAGCCTTGATTTTTTCACGTTTCTCATCTGTTTTTTCGTTTTGAGCATAAAAAGAAAAGCTTACTAAAAACAGAATTAGCGGTAGTATTTTTTGAATTTTCATCGTTTAAATTTTGTTTTATTCTGAAATTAAATGTTCTATGTTTGGACTCGATACTAATATATCTTCAAGAGTTTCATCTTCTATGATAACATTTTTGTTTAGCTTTTGAATGTCTTTAGAATCTAAATTCTGAATCAAATCATATTGATTTAAATTAGACTGATAAGCTAAATACGTTTCTAAAGTATCCTCATCAAGTTCTTTAGAAGTTTCGTTGTAATTGTTTATTATCGGAATCATTAAGGCAATAACAATAATGGCGGCGGCAAGAATTGAAAGTACTGTTTTACGTTTGTAAAACGGAATTACTTTTACTTCTTTTTTATCATCGTTAATCTGTTGTAAAACTTTTGCCGAAAGGTCATCAAAGTAATGATCCGGAGTTTTAAATCCGGTTGATATTTTTGGTTCGTTTTCTAATTTAAATGCTTTCATAATAACAATAAGATAGATTTTGTTATAAAAGGTTTAATTTGATGTAACATATATTTCAATTTTTTTTACAGCATGATGATAAGAAGCCTTTAAAGCTCCTACTGAAGTTCCTAAAATTTCGGCTATTTCTTCATATTTTAATTCTTGAAAATACTTCATTTTAAAAACCAATTGTTGCTTTTCCGGCAAGGTGATTATGGCTTTTTGAAGTTTGATCTGGATTTCGTCACCATCAAAATAAACATCGGCTTTTAAGTTGTCAATGGCTTTATTTTGAAGCGCTTCAGATGTTATACCGTTTAATTTTGCTTTTTGATTTAAAAAAGTCAAAGCTTCATTAGTGGCAATTCGATACATCCAGGAAAAAAGTTTACTTTCTCCTTTAAAGTTTTTTAAATATTGATGCACTTTTACAAATGTATTCTGCAAGACATCATCTGTATCATCATGATTTAGAACAATGTTTCGAATATGAGAATACAAAGGTTTTTGATATTCAGACAAGAGTTTTTGAAACGCAATATTTTGCGTTTTAGGATCTAGTAACTGTTGTATGAATTCCTTTTCGTCTATCAAACTTTTTGATTTATCAAACTTTAGTATTAGAGTGAATTTTAAGCAAAAGGTTTAATTGGACCTGTGTTTTTAAAATTCAGATTCTTCTTCCGGAGTTTTTGCAGCCGGAGTTGCAGCTGGTTTTGGTTTTGCAGGTTCTGTAGTAGTTTGTTGAGGTGCGTAAACCGGAACTTTTGCAACAGGAACCACTTTTGGTTTTGTTGGAAAATAAATCTCCGTCATTAACTTAGAAGGACTTTTTACGTCTAATTTGCTAACTGTTAAGATTTCAAGATGTGACCACGATAAATCAGGGAAGATTTTTTCGTTGTTTATATAGGCAGTTGTTTTTGCAATTGCTTCATTCGTATGAGAATAGTCTCCTGTCAAAGTTGTTTTTACAGCTTCAAAACCATTTAGTTTTCCACCTAAAATATCACTTCCTGAAGTTGTTGTAATTTCTCTGCTTGTTGGTAAACAAATCGAAATTTTAGCCAATCCCGTTGCTGTATCATAAGTATGGTAAATAATAAATGGTTTTCCGTTTGTTGCTAAACCATTGTTTTTACTGAACTCAATAAGTTTCGGAATTACAACGCGGGCATTTTTATTTACTTTCGAAATTTCGCTTGTAAAAGTTTGTTTGATATAAGGAGTTTCGACTTTCTTGACAACACCATTTACTTTTATAGCATAAGTTTTTGTTTCGAAATCTAAGTTTTTATCAATGTTTGCAAGGCTTTTTTCGTAAATAGTTCCAATAACTTTATCAGAACCTCCGTTTAAAGCGGTATAAATTTTGAAAAGAAAGCTCATTGTTCCTGTTCCTTTCCAGGTAACTTTTGTTTTTCCTGCAAGAGTATCTTTAAAAGTCCAGTTTACATCAGCTTCAGTTCCGTCATATTTCATTTTTTGCTGAATGCTTTCGCCTTCTTTAGTTTTAAGCGTAATTACATTTCCTGCACCATCAGGACTTGCAAAATAAAACGAAGCGCCGTTTCCGGATGTTTTATTTGGAAAGGTCATTTTTATCGAAGGATCTTCTACAGACCAGGATTCAAAATCTTCATAATTTCTAAAATCATTTACATAGTTATACACGGTCGCTTTTGGCGAATTTATCACTTTGCTTCTTTCTACAGAAAAAATCCCTTTTTGGGTAGCGACAAAAACAGTGAGAGCAACTAAGCTTAATAATAATAAAAGAAATAAATATTTTAGAATCTTCATTGTAGTAGGTTGTTTGGTGTCGTAAAGTTATAAATTTTATTACTAGTCGCACTAGTAGCGCCGCAATAAAAGTACACTTTATAAATTTATTTGATCAAAAAAAGTTTCAAATAAAACGATTTTGAAGAAGTTTAATTGTACTTTTTTAAGATTTATTTTTATTTATAAATCTAAGTATATTGTTTTAAGGACTATCTTTTGAAAAAGAATTTGATTACAAACAAAATCGCAATAAAAAGCAAGAATACAATTAAGACTTTATAATTTCCTTTGTAGAAAACTTTGTGTAATGCCAGATCTTTTCGGTAGGCAAATATCATTACGATTACAAATGCAATAAAAAAACAGAGTGCGAATATTAATTGTCCTTGACTAAACATAGTAAAAAATTATTTTTGACAAATTTAGAGAATTGTATATGATTTGTTGCTAATTTGCCACTTCATTTAATCAATTAATATCATGAGGAAACAACTTGATGCAGTAACTGAATTTCATACTGCTTTTAAAATAGGTCATAGTCAATCTCCAATTGCTGATTTGGGAGAATCTAAAAAACTGCTTCGTTATAATTTAATGAAAGAAGAAAACGAAGAGTATCTTGAAGCAGTTCAAAATAATGATTTGGTTGAAATTGCTGATGCGCTGGGAGATATGATGTATATTTTGTGCGGAACAATTATTGAACACGGTTTGCAAGATAAAATCGAAGCTGTTTTTGACGAGATTCAACGTAGTAATATGAGTAAACTTGGCGAAGATGGACAACCAATTTACAGAGAAGACGGAAAAGTAATGAAAGGTCCGAATTATTTTAAACCCGATTTCTCGAAATTATTGTAAATAGGTTTAACCGCAAAGTGCGCTAAGATTTAATTTTTCTTTACGCATAGAAAATACAAAGTTCGCAAAGCTTTGCGTCATTTTTGTCATTTCGACGAAGGAGAAATCACACTAGAAACTCCGCAATCAAAATCGTCAATCAAAATCGTCAATCAAAATCGTCAATCAAAATCGTCAATCTTTGCCGAATCCCGCGTGAGATTTCTCCTCTGTCGAAATGACAAGATTGAGCGTATAAAATCCGTTTTAATCTGTGTTTTCGCAAAGCGAATCCGCGTCATCCGCGTTCTATATTGCCAATCTTTGTAGAGTTTCGCGTGTGATTTCTCCTCTGTCG is a window encoding:
- a CDS encoding oxidoreductase, producing the protein MKKVLLFCGAFILFMSFKTLSESDKRVLYSGFTSMQIDTLFQDKISIRAISIDKNKIWYGADNSRFGYYDLDKKEKFEEHIYRDTLKLEFRSIAQTSKDIFLLSVGNPALLYSVSKKTNKVKLVYKEVNPKIFYDSMQFWNDKEGIAIGDPTEDTFSIIVTRDGGETWTKILSDKLPTNATGEAAFAASNTNIVIQGEDTWLVSGGKKARVFYSPDKAKTWKVVETPIVQGKTMTGIFTADFYDSKTGFIAGGDYESPNKKSDNKAFTKDGGKTWQLIGQEMGFGYASCVQYVPGGNGKEIVCVGSEGIQYSQNGGQNWTQLSTDSKLFTIRFVNRNLAIAAGHNKVVRLRFK
- a CDS encoding sensor of ECF-type sigma factor, which codes for MKIQKILPLILFLVSFSFYAQNEKTDEKREKIKAYKVSFLTTELELTPTEAEKFWPIYNAYDDKQFELRHQKMKTYLQRLDGDNINSISEKEAASLLSQMEATDKELYLLRVKYGSDVKKILSAKKILKLKKSEDDFNRKLLKQYRDKAGKD
- a CDS encoding sigma-70 family RNA polymerase sigma factor, with the translated sequence MIDEKEFIQQLLDPKTQNIAFQKLLSEYQKPLYSHIRNIVLNHDDTDDVLQNTFVKVHQYLKNFKGESKLFSWMYRIATNEALTFLNQKAKLNGITSEALQNKAIDNLKADVYFDGDEIQIKLQKAIITLPEKQQLVFKMKYFQELKYEEIAEILGTSVGALKASYHHAVKKIEIYVTSN
- a CDS encoding SRPBCC family protein; the encoded protein is MKILKYLFLLLLLSLVALTVFVATQKGIFSVERSKVINSPKATVYNYVNDFRNYEDFESWSVEDPSIKMTFPNKTSGNGASFYFASPDGAGNVITLKTKEGESIQQKMKYDGTEADVNWTFKDTLAGKTKVTWKGTGTMSFLFKIYTALNGGSDKVIGTIYEKSLANIDKNLDFETKTYAIKVNGVVKKVETPYIKQTFTSEISKVNKNARVVIPKLIEFSKNNGLATNGKPFIIYHTYDTATGLAKISICLPTSREITTTSGSDILGGKLNGFEAVKTTLTGDYSHTNEAIAKTTAYINNEKIFPDLSWSHLEILTVSKLDVKSPSKLMTEIYFPTKPKVVPVAKVPVYAPQQTTTEPAKPKPAATPAAKTPEEESEF
- a CDS encoding nucleoside triphosphate pyrophosphohydrolase family protein, which encodes MRKQLDAVTEFHTAFKIGHSQSPIADLGESKKLLRYNLMKEENEEYLEAVQNNDLVEIADALGDMMYILCGTIIEHGLQDKIEAVFDEIQRSNMSKLGEDGQPIYREDGKVMKGPNYFKPDFSKLL